One Nicotiana sylvestris chromosome 12, ASM39365v2, whole genome shotgun sequence genomic window carries:
- the LOC138884298 gene encoding uncharacterized protein, with amino-acid sequence MENNFVGYSLHVQCHVKLPLTIEYDKLILLLCKKMSVRKCSVILKVTGRYSYSVTPQGVAFYSEFNIDDDETLSDFPRTPDECREFLVITMLEMYVKVEAIPKNEVVRSRDNPQSSNGHSVAVFAGLVPDEGVFLDLNLSPPANEQRENNLYPVFHNKQDEWGYRPDMNFTSGSSGSHHLIENVHHGILSHYDFENEQVEPHVLAQLTENSVLHRDLEDAQSEEHNSDYDNNVDESGDETPFFREDGDEQDEEEGPDLKRDPPRRRVYKSEVSFHSREIPYIDNLPTVPDVEALTRDFDEIRTAMWDESRPTVLAKGIFFLIKCA; translated from the exons atggagaataattttgtgggctacagtttacatgttcagtgtcatgttaaattgccacttacaatagagtacgataaattgatattgttgttatgcaaaaaaatgagtgtgaggaaatgttcagtgatacttaaagtaactggAAGATATTCttattccgtcactccgcaaggggttgctttttactcggagtttaacatcgacgatgatgaaactttgagtgattttccgAGGACTCCAGACGAATGCCgagaatttcttgtaatcacaatgttggagatgtacgtgaaggtcgaagccattccaaaaaatgaggttgtgcgtagtagagataaccctcAGTCATCGAATGGTCATTCTgtagcagtttttgccggactgGTTCCGGATGAaggagttttccttgatttaaacttatcaccgccggcgaatgagcaacgagaaaataatttataccctgttTTCCATAATAAACAAGatgagtg ggggtaccggccggatatgaattttacaagtggctcatccggtagtcatcacctaattgaaaacgtccatcatggaattttatcacattacgactt tgaaaacgagcaagttgaaccacatgTACTCGCTCAATTGACCGAAAACAGCGTATTACATCGGGATTTggaagatgcacagagtgaggaacataacagtgattacgataacaatgtcgATGAATCCGGAGATGAGACACCATtttttcgtgaggatggtgatgagcaggatgaggaggaaggacctgatttgaagagagacccccctagacgaagagtgtacaagtccgaagtgtcgtttcattcaagggagattccttacattgataacttgccaaccgtgccggatgtagaagctctcacaagggattttgatgaaattcgaacagcaatgtgggatgagtctagaccaacggtgcttgcaaaggggatatttttcctgataaagtgcgcttaa